From the genome of Niabella agricola, one region includes:
- a CDS encoding DUF58 domain-containing protein has product MRTREEILKKVRELEIKSKKLATELFSGEYHSAFKGKGMSFKEVREYTPGDDVRFIDWNVSARIGHPYSKIFEEERELTVMLLIDISPSGLFGTSYGRKRDVAAEIAAVLSFSAVANADKVGAVFYSDKIEMYIPPKKGRQHALFIVREMLGLEPSGKGTSTATAIRFLTNAMKQGCIAFVLSDFIDANYEDALRVAGKKHDLIGIKLYDRMDKELPDAGLIQLMDAETGALQWVDSGNAYVRRKYEEEFFRITAYCAAVFKKSNSDLLHLKTGDDYIHVLRRFFKSRVKGSIK; this is encoded by the coding sequence TTGCGGACACGTGAAGAAATATTAAAAAAAGTACGGGAGCTGGAGATTAAAAGCAAAAAGCTGGCAACAGAATTGTTCTCGGGGGAGTATCATAGTGCTTTCAAGGGTAAGGGCATGTCATTTAAAGAAGTACGGGAATATACACCGGGCGACGATGTGCGTTTTATCGACTGGAATGTATCGGCTCGGATCGGGCATCCCTACAGCAAAATCTTCGAAGAAGAACGGGAACTGACGGTGATGTTGCTGATCGATATCAGCCCAAGCGGTTTGTTTGGTACTTCCTATGGCCGTAAAAGGGACGTAGCTGCGGAGATCGCGGCTGTGCTTTCTTTCTCGGCCGTAGCCAATGCTGATAAAGTGGGGGCGGTTTTTTACAGTGATAAAATTGAGATGTATATTCCACCCAAAAAGGGAAGACAGCATGCATTGTTTATCGTACGGGAAATGCTGGGACTGGAGCCCTCCGGCAAAGGAACCAGTACCGCAACGGCGATCCGCTTTCTGACCAATGCAATGAAACAGGGTTGTATCGCATTTGTGCTGAGCGATTTTATAGATGCCAATTATGAAGATGCCCTGCGCGTAGCCGGAAAAAAGCATGACCTCATCGGGATCAAATTGTACGACCGGATGGATAAGGAGCTGCCGGATGCGGGGTTGATCCAACTGATGGATGCAGAAACCGGAGCCCTTCAGTGGGTTGACTCCGGAAACGCCTATGTGCGCCGCAAATATGAAGAGGAGTTTTTCAGGATTACGGCCTATTGCGCCGCGGTATTTAAAAAATCCAATAGTGATCTGTTGCACCTGAAAACCGGTGATGATTATATTCATGTATTGCGCCGCTTTTTTAAAAGCCGGGTTAAAGGCAGTATTAAATAA
- a CDS encoding PA0069 family radical SAM protein encodes MEKKLHQDHFKVSVSKKEEAQQYLQGRGAQINTPNRFLKNERVKEHIESIDDWEEANLPTQYLEQEAKTIVNKVESPDVGMGYSMNAYAGCEHGCIYCYARNVHEYWGYSAGLDFERKIIVKKNAPQLLRKQLMHPKWEPIPIMLSGNTDCYQPAEKKYRLTRGLLEVCNEFNQPVGILTKNAGILRDKDVLQEMAKKNIVRAMVSITSFNEDLRRVMEPRTTTALQRLKVIEELSSAGVTMGVMMGPMIPGLNEHEMQRIMKAASERGATFTAYTFIRLNGAIKFLFHDWLYKNFPDRADKIWHLIEQSHNGTVNDSRWGLRMRGEGSIAQIVAQQYAKYGKLYHMNEGETGMNQRAFRRPGQQGVLF; translated from the coding sequence ATGGAAAAAAAGCTACATCAGGATCATTTTAAAGTATCCGTTTCAAAAAAGGAAGAAGCACAGCAATACCTGCAGGGCCGCGGTGCGCAGATCAATACGCCCAACCGGTTTCTTAAAAACGAAAGGGTAAAGGAGCATATAGAATCCATTGATGATTGGGAAGAAGCAAATCTGCCTACGCAGTACCTGGAACAGGAAGCGAAGACCATTGTCAATAAAGTGGAGAGTCCGGACGTGGGGATGGGTTATAGCATGAATGCCTATGCTGGTTGTGAACATGGCTGCATTTACTGCTATGCACGCAATGTGCATGAATACTGGGGATACAGTGCCGGGCTTGATTTTGAACGCAAAATCATTGTAAAAAAAAATGCGCCACAGTTGCTACGCAAGCAACTGATGCATCCCAAATGGGAACCCATTCCCATTATGCTGAGCGGGAATACCGACTGTTATCAGCCTGCGGAAAAAAAATACCGGCTTACCCGCGGCCTGCTGGAAGTATGTAATGAATTCAACCAACCGGTGGGGATCCTTACCAAAAATGCAGGCATCCTCCGGGATAAAGATGTGTTGCAGGAGATGGCAAAGAAAAACATTGTGCGGGCAATGGTTTCCATCACCTCATTTAATGAAGATCTGCGCCGGGTGATGGAACCCCGCACAACGACTGCGTTGCAACGGCTAAAAGTCATTGAGGAGCTGAGTAGTGCCGGTGTAACGATGGGGGTTATGATGGGGCCTATGATTCCGGGATTGAATGAGCACGAAATGCAGCGGATTATGAAGGCGGCATCCGAACGGGGAGCTACATTTACCGCTTATACGTTTATCCGGCTGAATGGCGCCATCAAATTCCTGTTTCACGACTGGTTGTATAAAAATTTTCCAGACCGGGCGGATAAGATCTGGCACCTTATCGAACAAAGCCATAACGGAACGGTGAACGATTCCCGCTGGGGGCTCCGGATGCGCGGTGAGGGAAGTATTGCGCAGATCGTGGCGCAGCAATATGCCAAGTATGGCAAGCTGTATCATATGAACGAAGGTGAAACCGGGATGAATCAACGGGCATTCCGCCGACCTGGTCAGCAGGGGGTGTTGTTTTGA
- a CDS encoding NAD+ synthase codes for MRIALAQQNYHIGNFEVNTGKIIAAIGKAREEQADLVVFTELCVCGYPPQDFLEFDDFIRACETAIQQIAASTSGIGVLIGAPCRNEKTEGKDLFNAAYLLEDGAVKGVVHKTLLPNYDIFDEYRYFEPADQWKVLEFRGKKLAVTICEDIWNMGENPLYGITPMDELIKEEPDLMINLSASPYNYAQDVVRNSIVKAHTLKYGLPMIYCNTVGSQTEVVFDGGSLVYDNKGNKVKECRYFEEDFYVLELEALLAGASPAVSETPTFFSASEVGLGKNTLEYLSDEKNIEEIYQALVLGIKDYFTKMGFTRAILGASGGIDSALVQALAVDALGKENVWAILMPSQYSTGHSVSDAEQLSRNLGNSYNMVPIKNIYDAFLGELEPIFKDLPFDVAEENIQSRSRGNLLMALSNKFGHILLNTSNKSELATGYGTLYGDMAGGIGVLGDVYKTQVYALARYINRNGAIIPEHIITKPPSAELRPGQKDSDSLPDYADLDTILVEYIEGRKGPREIAAMGYDRALVDRILKMVNRNEYKRKQFCPIIRVSYKAFGPGRRMPVVGKYLS; via the coding sequence ATGAGGATCGCTCTAGCGCAACAGAATTATCATATCGGCAATTTTGAGGTAAATACCGGAAAGATCATCGCTGCCATCGGGAAGGCAAGGGAAGAACAGGCAGATCTTGTAGTATTTACAGAATTATGTGTGTGCGGATATCCGCCACAGGATTTTCTTGAGTTTGATGACTTTATTAGGGCCTGCGAAACAGCGATACAGCAGATTGCTGCATCTACATCGGGTATTGGGGTATTGATTGGGGCACCCTGTCGTAATGAAAAAACAGAAGGGAAGGATCTTTTTAACGCGGCGTACCTGTTGGAAGACGGGGCTGTTAAAGGTGTCGTACACAAAACCCTGCTGCCGAATTATGATATTTTTGACGAATACCGGTATTTTGAACCGGCAGACCAATGGAAGGTGCTGGAATTCCGTGGTAAAAAACTGGCGGTTACTATTTGTGAAGATATCTGGAACATGGGCGAAAACCCATTATATGGTATAACGCCCATGGATGAGCTGATAAAGGAAGAACCGGATCTTATGATCAATCTTTCGGCCTCTCCCTATAATTATGCCCAGGATGTGGTGCGCAACAGCATTGTAAAAGCACATACACTAAAGTATGGGCTGCCCATGATTTATTGCAACACCGTGGGATCGCAAACGGAAGTGGTATTTGACGGCGGCAGCCTGGTATACGACAATAAGGGCAATAAAGTAAAGGAATGCAGGTATTTTGAGGAAGATTTTTATGTGCTGGAACTGGAAGCGCTTTTAGCGGGGGCATCGCCGGCAGTGTCGGAAACGCCGACATTTTTCTCTGCATCTGAAGTGGGGCTGGGTAAAAATACCCTGGAATATTTATCGGATGAAAAAAATATTGAAGAGATCTATCAGGCATTGGTATTGGGCATTAAAGACTATTTTACAAAAATGGGTTTTACCAGGGCGATCCTTGGTGCATCCGGGGGGATCGATAGCGCCCTTGTGCAAGCATTGGCGGTAGATGCGCTTGGAAAAGAAAATGTATGGGCGATACTCATGCCCTCACAGTATTCTACCGGGCATTCCGTATCGGATGCGGAGCAATTGAGCCGGAACCTGGGCAACTCATATAATATGGTGCCCATTAAGAATATTTATGACGCTTTTCTTGGCGAGCTGGAACCTATTTTTAAAGATCTCCCGTTTGATGTGGCGGAGGAAAATATCCAGAGCCGCAGCCGTGGAAATCTGCTAATGGCTTTGTCGAATAAGTTTGGTCATATTTTATTGAATACATCGAATAAAAGTGAACTGGCAACCGGATATGGTACCCTGTATGGGGATATGGCGGGCGGTATCGGGGTCTTAGGCGATGTATATAAAACACAGGTATATGCGCTGGCCCGGTACATTAACCGGAATGGGGCGATCATTCCTGAACATATCATCACCAAACCACCTTCCGCGGAGCTGCGCCCGGGACAAAAGGATAGCGACAGCTTGCCGGATTATGCGGACCTGGACACCATCCTGGTCGAATACATTGAAGGGCGGAAAGGCCCGCGGGAGATAGCGGCAATGGGATACGACAGGGCATTGGTTGACCGGATCCTGAAGATGGTGAACCGGAACGAATACAAGCGGAAACAATTCTGCCCCATCATCCGGGTAAGCTATAAAGCCTTCGGGCCGGGTAGAAGAATGCCGGTGGTGGGGAAATACCTTTCATAG
- a CDS encoding AAA family ATPase, whose product MAKTGEEIRQLNERIVGAGYFVDALRKEIGQVIVGQHHMLDRLLIGLLSNGHVLLEGVPGLAKTLTIKSLATAIQAGFNRIQFTPDLLPADVIGTLIYNQQQNEFVVRKGPIFANFILADEINRAPAKVQSALLEAMQERQVTIGDHTYKLDDPFLVLATQNPLEQEGTYPLPEAQVDRFIMKVIVRYPEMQEEQLILRYNVQGEQPPPIRPVVNIQEILDAKNLVREIYLDEKVERYILDIVFATRYPGRYQLEKLTPLISYGASPRGSINLALAGKAQAFLNKRGFVIPEDIRSVVYDVLRHRIGLTYEAEAENIAAENIIDEVLKAVNVP is encoded by the coding sequence ATGGCAAAAACAGGAGAAGAAATAAGGCAGCTAAATGAGCGGATCGTTGGGGCTGGTTATTTTGTAGACGCCTTGCGCAAAGAGATCGGTCAGGTTATTGTGGGGCAGCATCATATGCTGGATCGCTTATTGATCGGGCTGCTAAGCAACGGGCATGTGTTGCTGGAAGGGGTTCCCGGGCTGGCAAAGACGCTTACGATCAAATCCCTCGCCACTGCCATACAGGCCGGCTTTAACCGCATTCAATTTACGCCGGATTTGCTGCCGGCTGATGTAATCGGAACACTGATCTACAACCAGCAGCAAAATGAATTTGTAGTGCGCAAAGGGCCGATTTTTGCAAACTTTATCCTTGCAGATGAAATCAACCGGGCACCCGCCAAAGTACAATCAGCCTTATTGGAGGCGATGCAGGAACGGCAGGTTACGATCGGAGATCATACATACAAACTGGACGATCCCTTCCTGGTACTGGCTACTCAGAATCCGTTGGAGCAGGAGGGTACCTACCCGCTGCCCGAGGCCCAGGTAGACCGCTTTATTATGAAGGTGATTGTTCGCTACCCCGAAATGCAGGAAGAACAGCTCATTTTAAGGTATAATGTTCAGGGCGAGCAGCCGCCGCCGATCCGGCCGGTTGTGAATATTCAGGAAATATTGGATGCCAAGAACCTGGTGCGTGAAATATACCTCGATGAAAAAGTGGAACGGTATATCCTGGATATTGTGTTTGCTACCCGTTATCCGGGACGCTACCAGCTGGAAAAATTAACGCCCCTGATCTCATATGGTGCATCGCCGCGCGGAAGTATTAATCTGGCGCTTGCAGGAAAGGCACAGGCATTTTTAAATAAACGCGGGTTTGTGATCCCCGAGGATATCCGAAGTGTGGTGTATGATGTGTTGCGGCACCGGATCGGGCTTACCTATGAGGCAGAAGCCGAGAATATAGCTGCAGAAAATATTATTGACGAAGTACTGAAAGCGGTGAATGTGCCGTAG
- a CDS encoding ribonuclease H-like YkuK family protein, with the protein MHNKTKQWRRLTGEKINTYIEDELLGVIQRERQMGSQLKVCIGTDSQVKGADTEFATAIVFIRKGRGGFMYLNNETTREKMSIRQRMMVEVARSIEVAYALSGVFNTHQVDMEVHVDINTDPMYKSNDALKEAIGYITGMGFAFKAKPEAFASSCCANKVVQ; encoded by the coding sequence ATGCATAATAAAACAAAACAATGGAGGAGACTGACCGGTGAAAAAATCAATACGTACATTGAAGACGAACTGCTTGGCGTAATCCAGCGCGAGCGCCAGATGGGTAGCCAGCTAAAGGTATGCATTGGTACCGATAGCCAGGTTAAGGGTGCCGACACCGAATTTGCAACAGCCATTGTATTTATCCGGAAGGGGCGTGGCGGTTTTATGTACCTGAACAATGAAACCACAAGGGAAAAAATGAGTATCCGTCAGCGGATGATGGTGGAAGTGGCCCGCAGTATTGAAGTAGCCTATGCGTTGAGCGGTGTTTTTAATACCCACCAGGTGGATATGGAAGTACATGTAGACATCAATACCGATCCGATGTATAAAAGTAACGACGCGCTCAAAGAAGCCATTGGGTATATCACCGGGATGGGGTTTGCATTTAAAGCCAAACCGGAAGCTTTTGCAAGTTCCTGTTGTGCCAATAAGGTGGTACAGTAG
- a CDS encoding fatty acid desaturase family protein, with product MKMLSELTDPVYRTRESFNAYERFWLKWMNDKRDLPFIRLLTVIHLTVIPPAILLFTPLLTGWAWWAVAVPYFYLAQFYFKGRFGLMFHCLCHRKIFKPAYQQAAHTYITWVLCPLFGHAPEGYFSHHMGMHHVENNNEHDDSSTMYYQRDSLRCFFAYFFNFIFTGVKDTFRYLTQRNRRKLARRLSFGEITYLIFCIIMCFVNLKATLVVFLAPLLFARFVMMLGNWTQHSFIDRTNPEDLYTNSINCINTTYNQVCWNDGYHIIHHLRPGLHYTEMPGEFLKRKDEFASRKAIVFDGIHYLHIFIYLMTKQYNKLADNLVNINNMFETREQAIALMKERTRRIV from the coding sequence ATGAAAATGTTGTCGGAATTAACGGATCCGGTATACCGGACCCGGGAATCTTTTAACGCTTATGAGCGATTTTGGCTGAAATGGATGAATGACAAAAGGGATCTTCCTTTTATCCGGCTGTTAACGGTCATTCATTTAACCGTAATTCCTCCTGCCATCCTGCTTTTTACGCCTTTGCTAACGGGATGGGCGTGGTGGGCGGTAGCAGTCCCTTATTTTTACCTGGCACAATTTTACTTTAAAGGACGATTCGGGCTCATGTTTCATTGCCTTTGCCACCGGAAAATCTTCAAACCGGCTTATCAGCAAGCCGCACATACTTATATTACCTGGGTCCTTTGCCCGCTGTTTGGCCATGCACCCGAAGGCTATTTCAGTCATCATATGGGCATGCATCATGTGGAAAATAATAATGAACATGACGACAGCAGTACCATGTACTATCAACGCGACAGCCTGCGCTGTTTCTTTGCCTATTTTTTCAATTTTATATTTACCGGTGTAAAAGACACTTTTCGGTATCTTACCCAGCGGAATCGCAGAAAGCTTGCCAGGCGCCTCAGCTTTGGCGAGATTACGTATTTGATATTTTGCATCATCATGTGTTTTGTGAACCTGAAAGCCACATTGGTAGTGTTTCTTGCTCCGCTTTTATTTGCCCGTTTTGTAATGATGCTCGGCAATTGGACACAGCATTCATTTATCGACCGTACAAACCCGGAAGATCTTTATACCAATTCCATTAATTGCATCAATACCACCTATAACCAGGTTTGCTGGAACGACGGGTATCATATCATACATCACCTGCGCCCGGGCCTGCATTACACGGAGATGCCGGGTGAGTTTCTGAAACGGAAGGATGAATTCGCTTCCCGGAAAGCCATTGTATTTGATGGCATCCATTACCTGCATATTTTTATCTACCTGATGACTAAACAATACAACAAGCTTGCAGATAACCTCGTGAACATTAACAACATGTTTGAAACCCGCGAACAGGCAATCGCACTGATGAAGGAGCGCACCCGGCGGATCGTTTAG